From one Butyricimonas faecihominis genomic stretch:
- a CDS encoding bifunctional UDP-N-acetylmuramoyl-tripeptide:D-alanyl-D-alanine ligase/alanine racemase, giving the protein MNEIAEIINGTLHSGIPVEITEYSIDSRSVVTPEHTLFFALTGNNHNGHDYIRTLYTDGVRAFVISEFREEFNQLTGANFIVVENVLTALQQLAAHHRQHTQAEVIGITGSNGKTVVKEWLYQLLANDHAVYRSPRSYNSQVGVPLSLLGIDPKTEIAIIEAGISQKGEMQHLQQMIQPTIGIFTHLGDAHGENFASREEKLAEKAQLFTSCQWVIGQTGEALEYIKTRVPSTTSFLLWGEDPKADIHVKTMNIALGHREVQVTFGNKHFILDIPFPDIASYENCMNAVSILLLKQYSPDVITSRVQQLSAIAMRMEIKDGINNCTLVNDYYNSDPSSFQLALNILATQDASKERVVILSDFMDTGKAGDDLYPSIAETLRQANISLFIGIGKHLSEHRHDFSANSRFYEDTEHFLRQEERDNFNNQIILIKGARAFQFEYIAGFLQKQSHSTILEVDLDAMVHNLNHFRSLTDAHIAVMVKAFSYGSGSREIASLLQYHRVDYLMVAFADEGIELRAAGITIPIAVMNPEREAFDNMIMFNLEPEIYALDILEDFNRALNKHGIKRFPVHIKLNTGMNRSGFDEQDLPQLLEFFQTERSVYIRSMFSHLAGSDETVHDEFTLGQIHLFERMTERIQAQFNYKIWRHILNSAGIERFPQYHFDMVRLGIGLHGISATHANLQPVSSFKTYISSIRNVPTDQSIGYGRKSYTTRPSRIAVIPVGYADGLNRHLSNRVGNVFIKGKRVPIIGNICMDTCMIDVTDTNATIGDEVEIFGKHILVTELSEQLGTIPYEILTGISHRVKRVYYKE; this is encoded by the coding sequence ATGAACGAGATCGCCGAAATCATTAACGGTACTTTACATAGCGGGATACCCGTGGAAATCACGGAATACAGCATAGACAGCCGTTCTGTTGTTACTCCTGAACATACCCTATTTTTTGCCTTAACCGGGAACAATCATAACGGACACGATTACATTCGTACACTATACACCGATGGAGTACGAGCCTTTGTCATCAGTGAATTTCGAGAAGAATTCAACCAACTGACAGGCGCCAACTTCATTGTCGTTGAAAATGTATTGACTGCTTTACAACAGCTAGCTGCCCATCATCGACAACACACGCAAGCCGAGGTCATCGGGATCACCGGAAGCAACGGGAAGACTGTCGTAAAGGAGTGGCTCTACCAACTCCTAGCAAACGATCACGCCGTATACCGCAGTCCCCGGAGTTACAATTCGCAAGTAGGAGTTCCTCTATCTCTACTGGGGATTGATCCAAAAACCGAAATTGCCATTATCGAAGCCGGGATATCCCAAAAAGGAGAAATGCAGCACTTGCAACAGATGATACAGCCAACTATTGGCATTTTCACGCATCTCGGGGATGCACACGGTGAAAACTTTGCCTCCAGAGAAGAAAAACTAGCCGAGAAAGCACAACTATTCACGTCTTGCCAATGGGTGATCGGGCAAACAGGTGAGGCGCTGGAATATATCAAAACACGAGTACCTTCTACCACCTCGTTTCTTCTTTGGGGGGAAGACCCGAAGGCTGACATTCATGTAAAAACAATGAACATCGCACTTGGACACAGGGAAGTACAGGTAACATTCGGTAATAAGCACTTTATCCTTGATATTCCATTTCCGGACATTGCCTCCTACGAAAATTGCATGAACGCCGTCAGCATATTGCTATTAAAACAATATTCTCCCGACGTGATCACCTCACGGGTACAACAGCTTTCCGCCATTGCCATGCGCATGGAAATCAAAGACGGGATCAATAATTGCACGCTCGTGAACGACTACTATAATTCAGACCCATCCTCTTTCCAACTGGCGTTGAATATACTGGCAACGCAGGATGCCTCAAAAGAGCGGGTCGTTATCCTCTCCGATTTCATGGATACGGGAAAAGCCGGAGACGACTTATACCCTTCTATTGCCGAGACTCTCCGCCAAGCAAATATATCCCTGTTCATCGGGATCGGTAAACACTTAAGTGAACATCGTCATGATTTTTCCGCTAATTCCCGATTCTATGAAGACACGGAACATTTTCTCCGCCAAGAAGAACGGGATAATTTCAACAACCAGATCATCCTGATCAAAGGCGCCCGGGCTTTTCAATTTGAATACATTGCCGGATTCCTGCAAAAACAATCACATAGCACCATATTGGAAGTTGACTTGGACGCTATGGTTCACAACCTGAATCATTTCCGGTCACTGACCGATGCGCATATTGCCGTCATGGTCAAAGCCTTCTCGTACGGTAGTGGCTCCCGTGAAATTGCCTCGTTGCTACAATATCACCGGGTAGACTACCTCATGGTTGCTTTCGCCGACGAGGGCATCGAATTACGGGCCGCGGGAATTACCATCCCAATTGCCGTCATGAATCCCGAACGGGAAGCCTTTGACAACATGATCATGTTCAACCTCGAACCGGAGATCTACGCGCTGGACATTCTCGAAGATTTCAACAGGGCGCTAAATAAACACGGGATCAAACGATTCCCCGTACATATCAAACTGAATACCGGCATGAATCGTTCCGGTTTCGACGAACAGGACCTCCCGCAGTTACTGGAATTTTTCCAAACGGAACGCTCCGTGTACATCCGTTCCATGTTCTCCCATCTCGCAGGAAGCGACGAAACCGTGCATGACGAGTTCACGCTGGGACAAATACACCTGTTCGAACGCATGACCGAACGAATCCAAGCCCAATTCAACTATAAAATTTGGCGACACATCCTGAATTCCGCCGGGATCGAACGCTTCCCACAATACCACTTCGACATGGTCCGCCTCGGGATCGGTTTACATGGTATCAGTGCCACACACGCTAACCTCCAACCTGTAAGTAGTTTTAAAACCTACATCTCGTCCATTCGGAATGTCCCGACAGACCAATCCATCGGGTACGGGCGCAAAAGTTACACCACCCGTCCTTCCCGGATTGCCGTAATCCCGGTCGGGTATGCCGACGGGCTAAACCGTCACTTGAGTAATCGTGTCGGTAACGTGTTCATCAAAGGGAAAAGAGTTCCGATCATCGGCAACATCTGCATGGACACCTGCATGATTGATGTCACGGACACGAATGCCACCATCGGGGACGAGGTGGAGATTTTCGGGAAACATATCCTCGTCACCGAACTATCGGAGCAACTGGGAACCATCCCGTACGAAATCCTCACGGGCATCTCTCACCGCGTGAAACGAGTATATTACAAAGAATAA
- a CDS encoding Crp/Fnr family transcriptional regulator, whose protein sequence is MRTIKDKELHEKYCNICIDSPNSLFASLDESSKSIIRQTSICKMYRKGDLIYEEGNKPFGLICLITGKAKIAKKGIAGREQIVRMAKPVGFIGYRAFFAEEMHIASAEALEESIVCIMKTELIFGIVRSNSDVAMNVIRALATDLGFSNRRTVTLTQKHIRGRLAEALLVLKDTYGFEDDNMTLKICLSREDMANLSNMTTSNAIRTLSNFASEGILELSGKQIKITNMEALEKVSDMG, encoded by the coding sequence ATGAGAACGATAAAAGACAAAGAGTTACACGAAAAATATTGCAACATTTGCATTGATAGTCCCAATTCCCTTTTTGCAAGTCTTGACGAAAGTAGCAAAAGCATTATTCGCCAAACCAGCATTTGCAAAATGTACAGGAAAGGAGACTTGATTTACGAAGAAGGGAATAAACCTTTCGGGTTAATTTGTCTGATCACCGGGAAAGCTAAAATCGCCAAGAAAGGTATCGCAGGACGGGAACAGATCGTGCGTATGGCAAAACCCGTCGGATTCATCGGCTACCGGGCTTTCTTTGCCGAGGAAATGCACATCGCATCAGCGGAGGCACTCGAGGAATCCATTGTCTGCATCATGAAAACAGAGCTTATTTTCGGTATCGTGCGCAGCAACTCGGATGTTGCCATGAACGTGATCCGGGCGTTGGCTACCGACCTCGGATTCTCGAATCGCCGAACAGTAACACTCACGCAAAAACATATTCGCGGACGTCTGGCTGAGGCCTTGCTCGTGCTGAAAGACACTTACGGGTTCGAGGATGATAACATGACGTTGAAAATTTGTCTCTCGCGGGAAGATATGGCCAATCTCTCGAACATGACCACCTCCAATGCCATCCGCACGCTATCCAACTTTGCCTCGGAAGGCATACTGGAACTTTCCGGCAAGCAAATCAAGATCACGAACATGGAAGCGCTGGAAAAAGTAAGCGATATGGGATAA
- a CDS encoding NAD+ synthase produces MKIAIPQINYHIGDISKNRDLIIAAIKKAKAMKAELVLFPEHAICGAYPQDLFEKEYFVNECRISIEKIAEQCHNIAALVGGPNLDLEDGILMNAMFFMYDGEVRGGVNKTILSDYDVFDESRYFIPGESNTPLRYKNQNIRVIFDEYESNMIEKTDTIIVHVGSTPFTTESFAYRKESLSYIARKQKCPLISLNHVGANASLIFDGNSFVVNSKGISTYKLAAFKEDFMVIDTERLLNAPALKEKGPDTIALIHDALILGIKDFFHKNGFSKAVLGLSGGIDSALVAALATEALGKENVLGILMPSRFSTDHSVTDAVDLARNLGISHETLPIKEIYDNFIATLHPVFKDAPFNVAEENLQARIRGSLVMAISNKFGHILLNTSNKSEAAVGYGTLYGDLCGSLSVLGDVYKTDVYKLSRYMNRNGELIPENTITKAPSAELRPGQKDQDSLPDYDTLDAILKLYLEENSSKQEIIAKGFAPEIVEKTITLVNRNDYKRAQCPPILKVSKKAFGSGRRMPLVAKL; encoded by the coding sequence ATGAAAATAGCGATACCTCAAATCAACTACCACATCGGAGATATTTCCAAAAACAGGGATCTTATTATTGCTGCCATAAAAAAGGCGAAAGCCATGAAAGCGGAACTCGTTCTTTTTCCCGAACACGCCATCTGTGGGGCTTACCCGCAAGACCTTTTCGAGAAAGAATATTTCGTGAACGAATGCCGTATCAGCATTGAAAAGATCGCCGAGCAATGTCATAACATAGCGGCATTAGTGGGCGGCCCGAACCTAGACTTGGAAGATGGCATATTGATGAACGCCATGTTTTTCATGTACGACGGGGAAGTGCGAGGCGGGGTAAACAAAACCATATTGAGCGACTACGACGTTTTCGACGAGAGCCGGTACTTCATCCCGGGAGAATCCAACACGCCCCTACGCTACAAGAACCAGAATATCCGGGTAATCTTCGACGAGTACGAATCCAACATGATCGAGAAGACCGACACGATCATCGTACATGTCGGTTCGACACCTTTCACCACGGAAAGTTTTGCTTACCGGAAAGAAAGTCTATCATACATCGCGCGTAAACAGAAATGCCCGCTCATATCACTCAATCACGTGGGAGCGAACGCCTCCCTGATATTTGACGGAAACTCCTTCGTGGTCAACAGTAAAGGGATTTCAACATACAAATTAGCCGCGTTCAAAGAAGATTTCATGGTCATCGACACGGAAAGACTGCTTAATGCCCCGGCCCTCAAAGAAAAAGGACCGGATACCATTGCTCTTATTCACGATGCACTTATCCTCGGAATAAAAGATTTCTTCCACAAAAACGGGTTCTCGAAAGCCGTACTCGGACTTTCCGGGGGAATCGATTCGGCCCTCGTTGCCGCGTTGGCTACAGAAGCCCTTGGAAAAGAAAACGTGCTGGGCATACTGATGCCTTCCCGTTTCTCCACCGACCACTCTGTCACGGATGCCGTTGATCTGGCAAGAAACTTGGGGATCTCACACGAAACCTTACCCATAAAAGAAATATACGACAACTTTATCGCCACACTACACCCTGTCTTCAAGGATGCTCCCTTCAACGTGGCCGAAGAAAACCTACAAGCCCGTATTCGCGGGTCTCTCGTTATGGCCATTTCCAATAAATTCGGGCATATCCTTTTGAACACCTCCAATAAAAGCGAGGCAGCCGTGGGTTATGGAACCCTGTACGGGGACTTGTGCGGGTCACTTTCCGTGCTGGGCGACGTGTACAAAACCGACGTGTACAAATTATCCCGTTACATGAACCGAAACGGGGAATTGATCCCGGAGAATACCATCACGAAAGCCCCCTCTGCTGAACTGCGGCCCGGGCAAAAAGATCAGGACTCCCTACCGGATTACGACACACTCGACGCTATCTTGAAACTATATCTCGAAGAAAATAGTTCCAAACAGGAAATCATAGCGAAAGGATTCGCCCCAGAAATCGTTGAAAAAACGATAACCTTGGTCAATCGTAACGACTACAAACGGGCACAATGCCCACCTATACTGAAAGTCAGTAAAAAAGCGTTCGGCAGCGGACGCCGTATGCCACTTGTTGCCAAACTATAA
- a CDS encoding DUF6169 family protein produces MISNLQLPYHIVQTDDLAYKFITQSGVVYAAYFIDISEAFGADHVYTFSFDAVGKPVNDGRVRYTIVKILSDFFQVNQNSLIVVCETCDKKENARFRLFEKWYCQTGEHDIEKIDAFVDHADYNFRSSLLLFKEHPRYQEIKGIYDEWVKSEMEK; encoded by the coding sequence GTGATATCAAATTTGCAACTCCCGTATCATATCGTTCAGACAGATGATCTGGCATATAAATTTATAACGCAAAGCGGTGTTGTTTACGCCGCTTATTTTATTGATATTAGTGAAGCTTTCGGGGCAGATCATGTTTATACTTTTTCTTTTGATGCAGTGGGGAAACCTGTGAATGATGGGAGGGTGCGTTACACGATTGTCAAGATTTTGAGTGATTTTTTTCAAGTAAATCAAAATTCGCTTATTGTTGTTTGTGAGACTTGTGATAAGAAGGAGAATGCTCGTTTTCGATTATTTGAAAAGTGGTATTGCCAAACAGGTGAGCATGACATTGAGAAAATTGATGCATTTGTGGATCATGCAGACTATAATTTTCGCTCCTCTCTTTTGCTTTTCAAAGAACATCCTCGTTACCAAGAGATCAAGGGTATATATGACGAGTGGGTAAAAAGTGAGATGGAGAAATGA
- a CDS encoding TlpA disulfide reductase family protein: protein MRRLLYGIVCLGTLVACQREPGYKISGSVPGTPDGMKVYLYNWNTPVDSSVVKGGKFVLTGKVDVPTRYQLLIDLSPDKVESYEKDLRGSDVFVDNVDIKYESPSIDSLPSRNSFRRKVKGNVTVTGSPVHDLFLSYQEKLKPYRTRNSEAWDKYLQVYHIPASEGVFNTREGIALTREMNDAQKEITRIQWDFIKANPKSPVSVDVAQNMVYTAKFSKADMDNLLQTIDPSLRETPGYKQLKESLESIAPIALGEKYKDLELVDENGKTVQLSDYVKPGQYNMVEFWASWCGPCRGEIPHLRHVYDAYGKGKDAFNMISVSIDDKEKDWKQALKEENMKWTQLCDLKGWKGEVINKYKIQGVPFCLILDKEGRIIDHGVRGSELDVLLIKYLGDRYEE, encoded by the coding sequence ATGAGAAGATTATTGTATGGTATTGTTTGTTTGGGAACGTTGGTTGCCTGTCAGCGGGAACCCGGTTATAAGATTAGCGGTTCTGTTCCCGGCACACCTGATGGAATGAAGGTGTATTTATATAATTGGAACACTCCGGTGGATTCGAGTGTCGTGAAAGGGGGAAAATTCGTTTTGACTGGGAAAGTGGATGTTCCGACACGCTATCAGTTGTTGATTGATTTATCTCCGGATAAGGTCGAATCATATGAGAAAGATTTGCGGGGATCGGATGTGTTTGTGGATAACGTGGATATAAAGTATGAAAGTCCTTCTATTGATTCTTTGCCTTCCCGTAACAGTTTTCGGCGAAAAGTGAAAGGAAACGTGACAGTAACGGGTTCGCCGGTGCATGATTTATTCTTGAGTTATCAAGAAAAGCTTAAACCTTATCGAACTAGGAATAGTGAGGCATGGGATAAATATTTGCAGGTTTATCATATCCCGGCAAGTGAGGGTGTGTTTAATACACGAGAGGGGATTGCGTTAACCCGGGAAATGAATGATGCCCAGAAAGAGATTACCCGAATTCAATGGGATTTCATAAAAGCTAATCCGAAGTCTCCGGTTTCCGTGGATGTGGCACAGAATATGGTTTATACTGCGAAATTCTCAAAAGCAGATATGGATAATTTGTTGCAGACTATAGATCCTTCCTTGCGTGAAACACCGGGGTATAAGCAATTGAAAGAGAGTTTGGAAAGCATCGCCCCGATCGCTTTAGGAGAAAAGTACAAGGATCTGGAGTTGGTGGATGAGAACGGTAAAACGGTGCAATTGTCTGATTACGTGAAACCGGGTCAATATAACATGGTAGAATTTTGGGCCTCTTGGTGTGGTCCGTGTCGGGGGGAGATTCCTCACTTGCGCCACGTGTACGATGCTTATGGAAAGGGGAAAGATGCCTTTAACATGATCAGCGTTTCGATCGATGACAAGGAAAAAGATTGGAAACAAGCTTTGAAAGAAGAGAATATGAAATGGACACAATTATGTGATTTGAAGGGTTGGAAAGGTGAGGTAATTAATAAATACAAAATACAAGGAGTTCCTTTCTGTTTGATTCTGGATAAAGAAGGACGTATTATAGATCACGGGGTGAGAGGTTCTGAGTTAGATGTTTTGTTGATCAAGTATTTAGGTGATCGTTATGAAGAGTAA
- a CDS encoding 5-formyltetrahydrofolate cyclo-ligase produces MDKKELRKQVKVLKSQYSLEQKVEMSRPLWKELEQTDFFKEARTVLLYWSMDDEVFTHDYVCKWAGKKTVLLPCVKGDMLELRVFKGMESLQPGEAFGILEPVGELYTDYDAIDLIVVPGVAFDRHGNRLGRGRGYYDKILKETRVARKVGICFGFQFVEEVPVDELDVRMDLVIHGI; encoded by the coding sequence ATGGATAAAAAAGAATTGCGAAAACAAGTTAAAGTTTTGAAAAGCCAGTATTCTCTGGAACAAAAGGTGGAGATGTCTCGTCCCTTGTGGAAGGAGTTGGAACAGACGGATTTTTTCAAGGAGGCCCGGACCGTGTTGCTCTACTGGTCGATGGACGACGAGGTGTTCACGCATGATTACGTCTGCAAGTGGGCGGGGAAGAAGACTGTCCTGTTGCCTTGCGTGAAAGGGGACATGTTGGAATTACGGGTGTTCAAGGGCATGGAATCCCTGCAACCGGGGGAGGCTTTCGGCATACTGGAGCCTGTTGGCGAATTATACACGGATTACGACGCAATTGACTTGATTGTCGTGCCGGGTGTGGCTTTTGATCGCCACGGGAATCGTCTGGGACGAGGTCGCGGGTATTACGATAAGATTTTGAAAGAGACACGTGTTGCCCGGAAAGTGGGGATTTGTTTCGGGTTTCAGTTCGTGGAAGAGGTGCCTGTCGATGAGTTGGACGTGCGGATGGATCTCGTAATTCATGGGATTTAA
- a CDS encoding DUF362 domain-containing protein, which produces MAYVISDDCISCGACESECPVGAISMGDDHYQINADECISCGACAGVCPVGAPKEA; this is translated from the coding sequence ATGGCTTACGTAATATCTGATGATTGTATTTCTTGTGGAGCATGTGAATCAGAGTGCCCGGTAGGAGCAATCTCTATGGGTGATGATCACTATCAAATCAATGCTGATGAATGTATCTCATGCGGGGCTTGCGCTGGTGTATGTCCTGTTGGAGCTCCGAAAGAAGCTTAA
- the cls gene encoding cardiolipin synthase, with the protein MNWTGIAIDIGIVLYILTILAIIYTIILENRNPVRTLAWILVLVLAPGIGLLFYIYFGMNYRKIKMFSMKGLGDFKWLQYMSEDQKQRIKKAELLKKEDMEAVKPLMTLLLNNSKALLSRNNTVEILNNGEATFSSIFKAIAKAKKYIHLEYYIIDKGELGEKLKELLITKAKEGVEVRVIYDDVGSWKLPKRYIKEMQVAGIQIYPFLPVRFPLFTNKVNYRNHRKIVVVDGDTGFIGGLNFADRYLHGLPGIGIWRDTHLKVKGEAVTSLQVVFLFDWYFVRQELLLNKAEYLPNKKVDGNVVVQTVASGPDSDWTSIQQAYFTLINMAKKYVFISTPYFMPGETTINSLKTAAMSGVDVRIMIPYKSDSLLTHWCTRSYVEELLEAGVRVFQYRKGFNHSKVIVMDGLVSSVGTANMDIRSFEQNFEVNLIIYDRNVSRQLGSDFLDDLKGSSEISIHRWKFRPKRDKIRESLARLFAPLL; encoded by the coding sequence GTGAACTGGACGGGTATTGCGATTGACATTGGCATTGTACTGTATATTCTCACCATCTTGGCGATCATATACACGATCATACTGGAAAACAGAAATCCGGTACGTACACTTGCGTGGATACTCGTACTCGTGCTGGCCCCCGGTATCGGGCTGCTCTTTTACATCTATTTCGGCATGAACTACCGGAAGATCAAGATGTTCTCCATGAAAGGCTTGGGCGACTTCAAGTGGTTGCAATACATGAGCGAAGACCAGAAACAACGTATCAAGAAAGCCGAATTGTTGAAAAAAGAAGACATGGAGGCAGTGAAACCGTTGATGACATTACTCCTGAACAACAGCAAAGCCCTTCTCTCCCGGAATAACACGGTCGAGATTCTCAACAACGGGGAGGCCACCTTCAGTTCGATCTTCAAGGCCATCGCCAAAGCCAAAAAATACATTCACCTCGAATATTACATCATTGATAAAGGAGAACTCGGAGAGAAACTGAAGGAATTACTTATCACGAAAGCCAAGGAAGGCGTGGAGGTTCGCGTGATCTATGATGACGTGGGGTCGTGGAAATTACCCAAACGTTACATCAAAGAGATGCAGGTCGCCGGGATTCAGATCTACCCGTTTCTTCCCGTGCGTTTTCCCTTGTTCACCAACAAGGTGAACTACCGGAACCACCGGAAAATCGTCGTCGTGGACGGGGACACCGGGTTCATTGGCGGGTTAAACTTCGCCGACCGTTATCTGCACGGATTACCCGGCATCGGTATCTGGCGCGACACCCACCTGAAAGTGAAAGGGGAAGCCGTCACCTCCCTGCAAGTGGTTTTCCTGTTTGACTGGTACTTTGTTCGTCAGGAACTTCTACTGAACAAGGCGGAATACCTTCCCAACAAGAAAGTCGATGGCAACGTGGTTGTTCAAACCGTGGCATCCGGTCCCGATAGCGACTGGACATCCATTCAACAAGCCTACTTCACGCTAATCAACATGGCCAAGAAGTACGTTTTCATCTCGACCCCCTATTTCATGCCGGGAGAAACCACGATCAACTCGCTGAAAACCGCCGCCATGAGCGGCGTGGACGTGCGTATCATGATCCCGTATAAATCCGACTCGCTACTCACGCACTGGTGTACACGCTCCTACGTGGAGGAACTACTGGAAGCCGGGGTTAGAGTATTTCAATATCGTAAAGGATTCAACCACAGCAAAGTAATCGTCATGGACGGACTGGTATCTTCCGTGGGTACTGCCAACATGGACATACGTAGTTTCGAACAAAACTTCGAAGTCAACCTCATCATCTACGACCGCAACGTCAGTCGCCAACTCGGTTCCGATTTTCTGGACGACCTGAAAGGCAGTTCCGAAATCAGTATCCATCGCTGGAAATTCCGCCCGAAACGGGATAAAATCCGGGAATCTCTAGCTCGACTTTTCGCCCCGTTGCTCTAA
- a CDS encoding regulatory protein RecX has product MDAKKALNIVAGQCSKKEYCSFDILKKLQRWELEEKDIAAVMEFLVKNHFLDDTRFAEAYARDKHRFNRWGKLKIMQMLRQKRVPERIIEQALSSLPDEESDATCLALLKQKNRGLKEEDPYKRKAKLFRFALSRGFDYETISRCIDQLQD; this is encoded by the coding sequence GTGGATGCGAAGAAAGCGTTGAATATTGTTGCCGGGCAGTGTAGTAAAAAGGAGTATTGTAGTTTTGATATTCTTAAAAAGTTACAGCGGTGGGAGTTAGAGGAAAAGGATATTGCCGCGGTCATGGAGTTTTTGGTGAAGAATCATTTCTTGGATGATACTCGCTTTGCGGAGGCGTATGCCCGGGATAAGCATCGTTTTAATCGCTGGGGAAAGTTGAAAATCATGCAGATGCTCCGGCAAAAGCGTGTGCCGGAACGTATTATCGAACAGGCGTTGTCCTCTTTACCCGATGAGGAAAGTGACGCCACGTGTCTGGCGCTGTTGAAACAAAAGAATCGGGGCCTGAAAGAGGAAGATCCCTATAAACGAAAAGCAAAGCTTTTCCGCTTTGCTTTGAGTCGTGGCTTTGATTATGAAACCATCAGCCGGTGTATCGATCAATTGCAGGATTGA
- the prmC gene encoding peptide chain release factor N(5)-glutamine methyltransferase has product MNTMFDLQQYALQKLKDTYTEHEIKVLCSLSFCKLLHYTNIDIHLKKHEFLAKSFIDKFVQIVEELKTDKPIQYILGETEFAGIDFQLNSETLIPRPETEELVMWIVESGVQPGASVLDIGTGSGCIIVSLGKLLKGVRLCGVDISPAAVRQAADNARRNGVEVKFEVRDILRYEEWEWPGFDVIVSNPPYVRESEKALMHDRVLNYEPSRALFVPDTDPLMFYRKIAGFGRDHLNRGGVLFFEINEAFGKETVELLREMGYEEVELRKDINERERMVKARGNFKF; this is encoded by the coding sequence ATGAATACGATGTTTGATTTACAGCAATACGCATTACAGAAGCTAAAGGATACTTATACCGAGCATGAAATAAAAGTTTTATGCTCGCTCTCCTTTTGCAAGCTGTTGCATTATACAAATATAGACATACATCTTAAAAAACACGAATTTTTAGCAAAAAGCTTTATCGATAAATTCGTTCAAATCGTGGAGGAGTTAAAAACGGATAAACCGATCCAGTATATATTGGGAGAAACGGAATTTGCCGGTATTGATTTTCAGCTAAATAGCGAAACCTTGATTCCCCGACCGGAGACGGAAGAACTGGTGATGTGGATCGTGGAATCGGGTGTGCAGCCGGGTGCGAGTGTCTTGGATATTGGAACGGGGAGTGGGTGTATCATCGTGTCGTTGGGTAAGTTGTTGAAAGGAGTACGGCTTTGTGGGGTGGATATTTCCCCGGCGGCCGTGCGACAAGCTGCCGACAATGCCCGGAGAAATGGTGTGGAGGTGAAATTTGAAGTACGTGATATATTGCGTTACGAGGAATGGGAATGGCCCGGTTTCGACGTGATCGTGAGCAATCCACCTTATGTGCGGGAGTCGGAGAAGGCGCTTATGCACGATCGGGTGTTGAATTATGAACCCTCTCGGGCTCTTTTCGTGCCGGATACCGACCCGTTAATGTTTTACCGGAAGATTGCCGGATTCGGTCGTGATCATCTGAATCGTGGAGGAGTGCTGTTTTTCGAGATCAACGAGGCTTTTGGGAAAGAAACCGTCGAGTTACTTCGGGAGATGGGGTACGAGGAGGTTGAGTTGCGGAAGGATATTAATGAACGGGAGAGAATGGTGAAAGCCCGGGGAAATTTTAAATTCTAA